Proteins encoded by one window of Lathyrus oleraceus cultivar Zhongwan6 chromosome 1, CAAS_Psat_ZW6_1.0, whole genome shotgun sequence:
- the LOC127093185 gene encoding uncharacterized protein LOC127093185: MACTEEYKVLFGTHVLSEEVEDCKKEIEFLELKQGNMTIIEYAAKFEELVKFCPYYNGVAIEGSKCIKIYNEDNRACSTHYKSHSERKGKNQFHGKFYSAPADIRKHRASNERNRSGGETPASVKCFKCGKLGHRDNEYKNNVLRCFKCWNISYRVAKCKSVVSTCYNCRK, encoded by the exons ATGGCATGTACCGAGGAATATAAGGTATTGTTTGGTACTCACGTGTTGTCTGAGGAAGTTGAGGACTG CAAGAAGGAGATCGAGTTCCTCGAACTTAAGCAGGGGAATATGACTATTATTGAGTATGCTGCCAAGTTTGAAGAACTTGTGAAGTTTTGTCCATACTACAATGGTGTTGCTATTGAGGGTTCAAAGTGTATCAA GATTTACAATGAGGATAATAGGGCTTGTTCGACTCATTATAAGAGTCATAGTGAGAGGAAGGGGAAGAATCAGTTTCATGGGAAGTTTTATAGTGCTCCAGCTGACATTAGGAAGCACAGAGCTTCAAATGAGAGAAATCGAAGTGGGGGAGAGACTCCCGCTTCTGTcaagtgtttcaaatgtggcaAGTTGGGACACCGTGATAATGAATACAAGAATAATGTTCTGAGGTGCTTCAAGTGCTGGAACATAAGTTACCGTGTTGCTAAGTGCAAGAGTGTTGTATCGACTTGTTATAACTGCAGAAAATAA